A window of the Williamwhitmania sp. genome harbors these coding sequences:
- the ltrA gene encoding group II intron reverse transcriptase/maturase: protein MIFEIEQKTQPITTEQINEAFKRVRANWGSYGIDHVSIAQVDNNKRKYLYPLWNRMASGSYFPKAVRQSLISKGCGKLRALGIPIVIDRVAQQVIAAELENMVDKTFSDSSYGYRPNKSAHQAIEQCRINCMKYSWVIDIDIKGFFDNVDHDLLMKAVQWHTDKKHILLYCKRWLEAPVRKTDGTIQHPNGVGTPQGGVISPILANTFLDVVFDKWIEKRNPEVVYERYADDIVIHCSNIKEALRLLEAIKERFRTCKLEVNKDKTKIVYCRRNQKKRPPFKVYYQKFDFLGFTFKPRIIKERGKLKLGFSPAISQKSIARINDELRKLKIHRWTYFSLSRIGEILKSKIRGWLNYYSKFRRSELRHLFRDFNKRLAKWIRNKYRRFRRRHWYHAYKYLQSIAKRYPYMFEHWKVGFMP from the coding sequence ATGATTTTCGAAATTGAACAGAAGACGCAACCGATAACGACGGAGCAAATTAATGAAGCTTTTAAACGAGTAAGAGCCAATTGGGGTAGCTATGGAATTGACCATGTAAGCATAGCGCAGGTGGATAATAACAAACGCAAATACCTGTATCCTTTGTGGAACAGAATGGCAAGCGGGAGTTACTTCCCAAAAGCAGTCCGCCAGAGTTTAATATCAAAAGGATGCGGAAAACTGCGAGCATTGGGCATTCCAATCGTAATTGACAGGGTTGCACAGCAAGTAATTGCAGCTGAACTGGAAAATATGGTAGATAAAACGTTCAGCGATAGTTCATATGGCTATCGCCCGAATAAATCTGCACATCAAGCCATAGAGCAATGTCGAATCAACTGTATGAAGTACAGTTGGGTGATAGATATTGATATTAAAGGCTTTTTCGACAATGTTGACCACGATTTGCTAATGAAAGCCGTGCAATGGCACACAGATAAGAAACATATCTTACTGTACTGTAAACGCTGGCTAGAAGCACCCGTTCGGAAAACCGATGGAACTATTCAACACCCAAACGGAGTAGGAACGCCACAGGGCGGAGTAATCAGCCCAATTTTGGCAAATACTTTTCTAGACGTAGTGTTTGATAAGTGGATTGAAAAGCGAAATCCCGAAGTTGTTTACGAACGCTATGCCGATGACATTGTTATACACTGTAGCAATATCAAAGAAGCGCTGCGACTGCTAGAAGCGATAAAAGAACGATTCAGAACTTGTAAACTTGAGGTTAACAAGGACAAAACAAAGATTGTTTACTGTCGCCGAAACCAGAAGAAACGACCACCGTTTAAAGTTTACTATCAGAAATTTGATTTCCTTGGTTTCACGTTTAAACCGAGAATAATTAAAGAGCGAGGCAAACTAAAACTGGGATTCTCTCCTGCCATTAGTCAGAAAAGTATAGCCCGTATAAATGATGAGCTGCGAAAGCTCAAAATACATCGTTGGACTTACTTTAGCCTGAGCCGAATAGGGGAGATTTTGAAATCCAAAATCAGGGGTTGGCTCAATTACTACTCAAAATTTCGTAGGTCGGAGTTACGACACTTATTTCGTGATTTCAACAAGCGATTAGCCAAATGGATACGCAACAAGTATCGCAGATTTAGGCGTAGGCACTGGTACCATGCATACAAATATCTACAATCAATAGCCAAACGCTACCCGTATATGTTTGAGCATTGGAAAGTAGGGTTTATGCCTTAA
- a CDS encoding triple tyrosine motif-containing protein, which translates to MRKILILSAFFIYTTLLFAQVKQKGTPLMRNFMKVEYGGGTQNWGISQDYRGFIYVANNNGLLQFDGKFWNLNYMPDSSKLVRSVLCVGDTIFTGSFDEFGYFLHDRQRGLVYHSLMPLLNKKVTDIDEVWRIYKYGNKVIFQSFTKVMVLAGEHITALTPPEPLQFSFFIGQRYYVQGKSGNIYLFDNNRFIPYNDHGTFKGIQVWAVLKIDAEKYLFATINHGVWIYANDKFVPWNNEANTFLKRNQIFSASAIPGGYYAFGTIQDGLLITRENGDVVQYVNNRKGLQNNTILSTFVDVNHNLWLGLDNGIDYLELNSPLSYYDEGLGLLGACYAVNIFNSKLYVGTNQGIYVAPWGEKANILSDQPYFKRVEDTKGQVWSLSIIDGNLYCGHNFGTFLVDGSAKKISEKEGSWQFLRLRNHPDKIIVGKYSGLHLYEKKNGVWQFYKEVKGFNESSRLLAEDEYENLWMAHGYKGIFKIVLNEAKDSVVASYLYDQAKGFPQKAGISVDKVRNQVVFITNQGIYRYNAITDRMERYSEFNRMLKDSLNIRRLIEDRYGNIWVLKKNDIALLKHESPNTYKLESTPLTKFGNSFVNAYENIFVEDMANIFVGTESGVIHYDATLPNNDTIPYSCYVKEMRSLASDGPVFFSDYGGSNVAKIRIPFRQNSVSFEYTSPKFNEQNLHYSVWLEGHDAQWSAYTTGNHKDYTNLSPGQYVFHVKAIDSENNASKEAQVSFTIGYPWYLTKLAFVAYIIMLIGAALITRKVVKKKIARATTKLQKEKERELKAQEESYEREALLAEKEIIKLRNEMLQAEVEKKKIDVEGKNRELASIALHITHKNEFLSKIKVKLEAVAKKINPVSQREVLELIHTIESDIKLDNEWQRFELHFDEVHGNFLRKMKDAYPSLTPHELKMCAYLRLNMTTKDIAQMLNISVRGVEISRYRLRKKLGIESETNLIDFMLSF; encoded by the coding sequence ATGCGTAAAATACTGATCCTCAGTGCTTTTTTCATTTACACCACCCTCCTATTTGCTCAGGTAAAGCAAAAGGGTACGCCGCTAATGCGCAACTTCATGAAGGTGGAATACGGCGGAGGTACGCAAAACTGGGGCATCAGCCAGGACTACAGGGGGTTCATCTACGTTGCCAACAACAACGGCTTACTGCAGTTCGACGGTAAGTTCTGGAACCTCAACTACATGCCCGATAGTAGCAAGCTTGTACGCTCAGTACTTTGCGTTGGCGATACCATTTTTACTGGCTCTTTCGACGAGTTTGGCTACTTTTTGCACGACAGGCAAAGGGGGCTGGTTTACCACTCGCTCATGCCGCTGCTCAACAAAAAGGTGACCGACATTGATGAGGTGTGGCGCATATACAAGTACGGCAACAAGGTTATATTCCAGAGCTTTACCAAGGTAATGGTGCTAGCGGGTGAACACATTACAGCCCTAACGCCGCCGGAACCGCTACAGTTTTCGTTCTTCATCGGGCAGCGCTACTATGTTCAGGGTAAGAGCGGCAACATCTACCTTTTCGACAACAACCGCTTTATTCCTTACAACGATCACGGCACCTTTAAGGGCATTCAGGTGTGGGCAGTGCTAAAGATTGATGCAGAAAAATACCTCTTTGCCACCATAAACCATGGCGTGTGGATATACGCCAACGACAAGTTTGTTCCATGGAACAACGAGGCTAACACATTCCTGAAGCGGAACCAAATATTCTCGGCGTCGGCCATTCCCGGTGGATACTACGCCTTTGGCACCATTCAGGATGGGCTGCTCATTACTAGGGAAAACGGCGACGTGGTGCAGTATGTGAACAACCGCAAGGGGCTGCAGAACAACACCATTTTAAGCACCTTTGTGGACGTTAACCACAACCTGTGGCTTGGTCTCGACAATGGTATCGACTACCTGGAACTCAACTCTCCCCTGTCCTATTACGACGAAGGTCTAGGGCTCCTAGGTGCCTGCTACGCGGTAAATATTTTCAACTCCAAACTCTACGTGGGCACCAACCAAGGAATATACGTTGCCCCGTGGGGTGAGAAGGCAAACATTCTCTCCGACCAGCCCTACTTTAAAAGGGTGGAGGACACCAAAGGACAGGTGTGGTCGCTCAGCATTATCGATGGTAACCTCTACTGCGGCCATAACTTTGGCACATTTCTGGTGGACGGCAGCGCCAAAAAAATATCTGAAAAGGAGGGCTCGTGGCAGTTTTTACGGCTGAGAAACCACCCCGACAAGATTATTGTGGGCAAGTATAGCGGGCTTCACCTCTACGAAAAGAAGAACGGTGTTTGGCAATTCTACAAGGAGGTAAAAGGGTTTAACGAATCGTCGAGATTGCTGGCCGAAGATGAGTATGAAAACCTTTGGATGGCTCATGGTTACAAGGGAATATTTAAGATTGTGCTCAACGAAGCCAAGGATAGCGTGGTTGCCTCTTACCTCTACGACCAGGCCAAGGGATTCCCACAAAAGGCTGGCATATCGGTTGACAAGGTTCGCAACCAAGTGGTGTTTATTACCAACCAGGGTATCTACCGCTACAACGCCATTACTGACAGAATGGAGCGCTACTCCGAATTTAACCGTATGCTAAAGGACTCGCTGAACATTCGTCGGCTAATTGAGGATAGGTATGGCAACATCTGGGTTCTGAAGAAAAACGATATAGCACTACTGAAGCACGAATCGCCCAACACATACAAGCTGGAATCGACACCGCTCACCAAATTTGGCAACAGCTTTGTGAATGCATACGAAAACATATTTGTGGAGGATATGGCCAACATTTTTGTGGGAACCGAATCAGGTGTAATCCACTACGACGCTACACTTCCCAACAACGACACCATACCTTACTCCTGCTACGTAAAGGAGATGCGGTCGCTGGCTTCCGACGGCCCAGTTTTCTTCAGCGATTACGGTGGAAGTAATGTTGCTAAAATAAGGATACCCTTCAGGCAGAACTCGGTAAGCTTTGAATACACATCACCCAAGTTTAACGAGCAAAATCTGCACTACAGCGTTTGGCTCGAGGGACACGATGCTCAGTGGTCCGCCTATACCACAGGTAACCATAAGGATTACACCAACCTTTCGCCTGGCCAGTATGTGTTTCACGTTAAGGCAATCGATTCGGAAAATAATGCGAGCAAGGAAGCACAAGTTAGCTTTACCATTGGCTACCCCTGGTACCTTACTAAATTGGCTTTTGTAGCCTACATCATTATGCTAATTGGGGCTGCCTTAATTACCCGTAAGGTGGTGAAGAAAAAGATTGCCCGAGCCACCACTAAGCTGCAAAAAGAGAAGGAACGGGAGCTAAAGGCACAGGAGGAGTCATACGAACGCGAAGCACTGCTTGCCGAGAAGGAGATAATAAAGCTGCGTAACGAAATGCTGCAGGCCGAGGTGGAAAAGAAGAAAATTGACGTTGAAGGCAAGAACCGCGAGTTGGCCAGCATTGCGCTTCACATTACTCACAAAAACGAGTTCTTGAGCAAAATTAAAGTTAAGCTGGAGGCTGTGGCCAAGAAGATAAATCCGGTATCGCAGCGAGAGGTGCTGGAGTTGATTCACACCATAGAGTCCGACATCAAGCTCGACAACGAGTGGCAGCGCTTTGAGTTGCACTTCGACGAGGTGCATGGCAATTTCCTCCGAAAGATGAAGGATGCCTACCCGAGCCTTACTCCTCACGAGCTAAAAATGTGTGCCTACTTAAGACTAAATATGACCACCAAGGATATTGCACAAATGCTAAACATAAGCGTACGTGGGGTGGAAATCAGCCGCTACCGGTTGCGTAAGAAGCTGGGAATTGAGAGTGAGACCAACCTAATCGATTTTATGCTCAGTTTTTAG
- a CDS encoding family 16 glycosylhydrolase, translated as MKQSYIFIIFLMVLNIPAFSQIQVMVWNDEFSNTGLPDATRWGYDVGGSGWGNNELEYYTNARLENARCENGNLIIEARKESYQGMGYTSARLVTTNKGDWRYGRFEVRAKLPGGKGTWPAIWMLPTTWVYGSWPSSGEIDIMEYVGYDPGNVHGSIHTEAYNHTIGTQKTSTYVVADAETAFHTYAIEWTAETIDFFVDDVKYFSFANEHTGYKVWPFDQPFHFILNLAVGGDWGGAQGVDPNIWPQEMDVDYARVYQYITKDQIAVDGPANVSPNAAGLVFKTQNIVGATYHWTVPAGATIVSGDGTNQIVVNWGTSAGDVQVEITHPDAGGIYSKSVAVITAPSGDKYTVVDFSSSGTEGWTPYSNGGNTITLSKQDTLLLIKYNIVDPSVNPHVDFTFSNPVSMSNLSNLAIWMKTLNLSNSVVVRADLFDIDGKYTDVTPVFRFTPTLPNGDFHCYQFDFTNNWGSNTPVYGSTVNQSAIAGIRFFVDYGFYGKVASDSLWLDNIEITKDPIATAAITPSLLSKVTVYPNPCSSMITIQTPQGAGEPEQIIVLDMLGRQEIAMDGSKQTIDVTALSAGMHMLILKYKAGQVSTLLMKQ; from the coding sequence ATGAAACAGAGCTATATATTTATCATTTTCCTAATGGTGCTGAATATTCCAGCCTTCTCCCAAATTCAGGTGATGGTTTGGAACGATGAGTTCAGCAATACCGGCTTGCCCGATGCTACCCGCTGGGGGTATGATGTTGGGGGTAGTGGCTGGGGAAACAACGAGCTGGAGTACTACACCAACGCAAGATTGGAGAATGCCCGCTGTGAAAACGGAAATCTCATTATTGAGGCTCGCAAGGAGTCGTATCAAGGGATGGGCTACACCTCTGCTCGGCTTGTTACAACAAACAAGGGCGATTGGCGCTACGGTCGTTTCGAGGTTAGGGCAAAACTTCCCGGTGGAAAGGGCACTTGGCCTGCCATTTGGATGCTTCCCACCACTTGGGTTTATGGTAGCTGGCCATCAAGCGGTGAGATAGACATTATGGAGTATGTAGGTTACGATCCCGGAAATGTGCATGGTAGCATTCATACCGAGGCATACAACCATACCATAGGCACTCAAAAAACCAGTACCTACGTGGTGGCAGATGCTGAAACGGCGTTTCACACCTACGCTATTGAGTGGACTGCTGAAACAATTGATTTTTTTGTGGATGATGTGAAGTATTTCTCCTTTGCCAATGAGCACACTGGCTATAAAGTTTGGCCCTTCGACCAGCCATTCCACTTCATACTCAACCTTGCCGTTGGTGGCGATTGGGGAGGTGCTCAAGGAGTCGATCCAAACATCTGGCCACAGGAAATGGATGTGGATTATGCTCGCGTTTACCAGTATATTACAAAGGACCAAATTGCCGTGGATGGTCCGGCTAATGTTAGTCCTAATGCAGCTGGCTTGGTTTTCAAAACCCAAAATATTGTGGGTGCCACCTATCACTGGACAGTTCCTGCTGGAGCCACCATTGTGTCCGGCGATGGAACTAACCAAATTGTGGTTAACTGGGGAACCAGTGCTGGGGATGTGCAGGTTGAAATAACCCATCCCGATGCTGGAGGTATCTATTCCAAAAGTGTTGCAGTGATAACTGCACCGTCTGGCGACAAATATACTGTAGTGGATTTCAGCTCTTCGGGAACGGAGGGCTGGACTCCCTATTCCAATGGAGGCAATACCATTACACTGAGTAAGCAGGATACGCTCCTGCTTATTAAGTATAATATAGTTGACCCATCTGTAAATCCTCACGTGGACTTTACCTTTTCCAATCCGGTGAGCATGAGCAACCTTTCCAACCTTGCCATTTGGATGAAGACCTTAAATCTTAGCAACTCGGTGGTTGTGCGGGCTGACCTTTTCGATATCGATGGGAAGTATACCGACGTTACCCCAGTATTTCGGTTCACTCCAACCTTACCCAACGGTGACTTCCACTGCTACCAGTTCGATTTTACCAACAATTGGGGTTCCAACACTCCCGTGTATGGAAGCACGGTAAACCAAAGTGCCATAGCAGGTATCCGCTTTTTTGTGGACTATGGTTTTTATGGAAAGGTAGCAAGCGACTCGCTATGGCTCGACAATATAGAGATTACTAAGGACCCCATTGCAACGGCTGCCATCACACCCAGCCTTTTGTCGAAGGTTACAGTATACCCAAATCCATGCTCAAGCATGATTACCATTCAAACTCCTCAAGGTGCAGGAGAGCCAGAACAGATTATTGTTTTAGATATGCTTGGAAGGCAGGAGATAGCCATGGATGGCTCCAAACAAACTATTGACGTTACCGCTTTGTCTGCTGGTATGCATATGCTAATTCTAAAATATAAGGCTGGGCAAGTTTCCACATTGCTTATGAAGCAGTAA